The sequence CCCTCCACGTCCCAAGTGCTAGAGTGACTTACCCAGAGTGAGGTCAAGGCTCCTGGgagatgcccccccaccccagcctgttcCTTCAGCTAGCATCTCTGGTCCCCTTGGTCATGGTTTCACATCCTCCAACCCAGATTACCTGCAGGAGGGGGACAGAAAAACACAGGATGCAGGTCAATGCAGTCCTCACCTTAAGGCCACCTGGTCTGCTCGGTGTCCAGCCAATGCATCTTCCTGCAGCTGCCAGGACCCGCCTCCACCCTTCAGACCCTCTCTCTTGTTTTCAGGTGCCACTAGAGCTCCAGGAAAAGGTTCTGAGCATCCCCTGCTTCACCTCCAGAGATATacattcaatgaacatttattgagcacctactatgtgccacgcACTGAATTGAGGAAACAGCAGTAAGTAGGATGGACAACAATGCCCTCATAGAGTTTACAGTCTATGAGATGGGGTGAGAAAAActtagtaaaatattaataaaaataattagtgaAATATAGAGAAGTCAGTTCCAGGGAGAAAGATAAAGCAGGGGTTGGAGATGGTGTTGGTGggatgaaattttaaataggtggtcagggaagattaCACTGAGGAGGTGGGATCTGAACAAAGGCTTGAAGGAGCTGAGGGAAGGACGTGGAAAGCATTCCAGGCTGAGGGAAcagcagtgcaaaggccctgaggtaggaccATGCCTAGAGAGTTGGAAGAACAGCCACCTAACCCGATTCTAGTTCAGCCTCCACCATCACTCACCATCACTAGACCTCCACCCTGGTAccaccaccccctaccccccagccctccccaccccctccacagtCTGTCCTCCCTGCAGCAGCCAAAGGGTGCCTGTGAGCACCTGAGTCAGACCCACCCTCCTCTACCCACAGCCTTTCAGGGATCCCACCACCCTGGGGGTAAGAGCCCAAGTCCTCCTCGTTGTCCACAAGGCCCTGCACGATCggccctggcccctccctgccctcccctcctccctctctcccccctcgctaactctgctccagccacatgaGCCTCCTCCCTGTTCCTCCTACACACCaggtcctgccccagggcctttgcacatgctgttccctctgcctggaacacctcCCACCCACTcttgttctttttgtttaatcAGCTCCTCCACATCATACTCTGAACTGTCACCTTCTCTTCTCCGTGGCCACTGTTATTAGGGTAGCAATACCTCCATCACTCTCAACCTTCCTGTGTCTTTCCACAGCACTTATTACAACCTGACATTCgaacatatatttatttggttccttgtctgtctctcccattgGACTGACTGTGGGCTCCATGAGGTCAGGCCTGGTCTGTCTGGGTCCTCGCTGGGTTCCAGTGCTGCCCAGCACAtgacccagcacacagtaggcactcaataaatgcttattgtacaagggtgagtcaaaaattatccacatgctggttatgttaaaacttctgttggccacactatcttatcagcactttctgttcaaggcttctgtctccccagtcactgctgtgcaggtgtgaacgtgctacatcagttcatttgtaactgcagtgtgagcaaaaatggatgccccacttgcaatttgcacgaaagaagagcagtgtgcagtgatttgtgtttttgtggtctgagggtgtgcacgtctgcacactttgcccacactgtcgacactctgcagaaactacgttttgaggtgttaaagcatcctccctatagtcctgatcttgctccatcggactttcacctgtttggtcccctgagagTAGCCCTCTGAGGACAAAGATTAATTCTGataagaagtgaagacagcagtgcattcgtggctcacagctcagcctaaaacatgaattgggagattgggattgccatatatacattactaataagaaaagaaatatcaaattgtatactttaaatatatgcagtttattgcatgtcaattgtatctcaataaaagttcttaaagaaaaaaaagcaaagacagcagtgcattcgtggctcgcagctcagcctaaaacattttttaatgagggaatacaaaagcttgttgacagatggacaaagcgtattgaaaagcaagaagactgtgtcgaaaaatgatatatttgtcttttctaaaagttaagcaaaataaattctacagccagagtgcagataatttttgactcaccctcatgtacTGAACATTGATTGTGTGGACGTCTGTGGGTCATCCAGCTGCTAGGTTTTGGCCACTGCCAGGAACACCCTCTCCCAGTCCCAAGCCCCAACCCCCACACTCGTCACCATCCCATCCATCTCCTCCTGCCCCCTGAGACCCTCCTTCGAGAGGGCCTGGAGAGGCAGGCCCCTCCCACGCTATCTTGAGCCTCCAGGACTGGCATCTGAGCCTCTCCAAACATCACCCGGACTTGGTGGACCAAGCCTCTAGGGGCTCGGCGAGCATGACCCCCATAAACTCCAGGGTTACACAGACAGCTCCAGGATGACCTCCTCTGCCCAGCACCTCCTCCTGGGCTCTGGGACCAGCCCCTGACCATCCCCATCATCTCATTGCCCATTTCGCCAAGCACCAGCCTTCACCATTTCCCAAAGCTGCCCCAGGGCTCTGGTGTGCTATTCCCACGGCCCAGCTGCCCTTCTCTGCAGACCCCTCCTTGGGTTGGGAGACCCACTCATTTCCGGTCACCTTGGCCAGGGGACCTCTTTGGATACCCCCAGATAGCCAGGTCAGAGTGTGCGCAGCAAGGGTCAGAATGGGAAAGGCAGCGGTAGTGGGGGAGATGGATGAACAgcgaagaaagagagagacacacacacaacacagagaAGCACAGCAGAGACAGAAATggacagagatgcagagagacaaagagagacagagagacagagagaaagaagaaaaagaagtgaaataaacaGGGACAGTTCATGGAGAGAGGATGAGACAGGAGACAAAGAGGGATCATGAAAAAGAcaggggaggctggagagaggcagacagagcaggagaaaagaagaaagccgGCAGGGGCACTCGAGCCGCCCTCCCAGCCTTTCTCAGTGCAGGgttccctccatccttctctcccaGCAGGTTCCCACAATAGCGGgcacttgggggggggggggctgcgtCCACAAGGGTGGGAAGGGTCCCCAGTCCACCCTCCTGCAGCCATCCCACCCACTCCACCCCGACCCCAGCCACGACCTCCTGTGCCTCCCCCCAGTCCTGACCCATTTCCCACCCCTGGCCCCAGCCAGGCCCTCCtgtgccccccagccccccactcatcttgacccacctcccaccccacaccGGGGATGCCAGCCAGGCCCTCCAGTTCCCCGCCTTCCCCCCTACCCAGGTACCCCCCAGCCAGGACCCCAGCCAGGCCCTCCTGTGGCCCCCAGGCTCCCCACTCATCCTGACCCACCTCCCACTCCACCAGGGACGCCAGCCAGGCCCTCCTGTGCCCTCGCCGTCTCCCCCTAGCCCCGACTCACCCCTCACCCTGGACCCCAGCCAGGGCCccccgtcccccccacccccagcccacccgATCCCAggtcgccccccacccccaccccaccccgctcccAGTCCCCGCCCCCGACCACCTGGGGTCGCTGACGAGCAGCAGCACCGAGCCGTCCTGCAGGTGCACGTCGCGCACCGTCTGGTGGTCGTCCAGCCGCCGCGCGTTGTAGTAGAAGGTGCGCTTCCAGGAGCTCACGCCCTGGCCCACGAGCTGGGCGCGCAGGTCGCTGAGCGTGTCCCGCGGCCGCACCGTGAGCGGCAGCAGCAGCGCCTCGTCCGCCAGGTGCACCTTGATGTGGTAGCGCTTCCAGCGCGACAGGCCCCGCCGCAGCCCCTCCATGGTCCCCGCCGGGCGCTCGGACCCGGCCGGGGCCCGGCGCGCCCTCCGCACCCGCCCGACCGgcccggccgcccgcccgcccgcgccccgccgcgcccgcCCGGGCACGCCCGGCTCGCAGACTGGAgggcggggcgcggcggccgGACCCGCGGGCCCCTCGCCCCCACCCGCCGACGCCCCTTCGTTTCCGCAGAGATGGTTTAAGTGCCTACTGCGCGCCAGGAGGATGGAGGCGCCCCGGGTGCCTGGGAACAAAACGCACCAAAAGGAGCTGCCTCATATAAAGATAGATATGTAAATGCGCAGTGCATCCATTGTGGGAAGTGCTAGGGAGGgaccagaagaggaagagagctcGAGACTGGCCGGCTATTTTAGGGATCAAGGTCAAGGCAGGCCTCTCCGTGGAGGTGGCATTTGAAGGGCGATCTGAAGGAGGAATGAGCTAGCCACGCGAAGGGTCATGATCAAGAGTGCTTACTtactgcaggctgagctgggaatagcctgtgcaaaggccctggggcaggactgaGTGTGGCTATTGGAGGAACAGCGACAAGGCCCCGTGTGGCTGGagctgagggaaggagggagagagagggaggaggggagggcaggaaggggacaAGGCAGGTTGTGCAGGACCTTGTGGGCTGGGGGGAGGACTTGGGCTTTTACCCCAGGGAGGTGGGAGTCCTGGGGGGAAGTGACAGAGGTTTGTATTTGTCACGCACATATTTGACTCTCATTCAGTCCCTTATTTCCTTCAAGACACATTCAACTGGTACTTATTCTGTGCCCAGGCTGGGCAATGCTGGGCACCAGAGAAATCCCAGCCTAGGGTCCTGCCCTCTAGGGTCACCCAGTTGAGGGTGAGGGACACAGAGTGTCCTATGTGGTCAGGGTTTGAGTAGTAGAGAGACCCCAGGCTGGGAAAGGCCAGTAGGGGGAGATGTTTCCCAGGTG is a genomic window of Hippopotamus amphibius kiboko isolate mHipAmp2 chromosome 15, mHipAmp2.hap2, whole genome shotgun sequence containing:
- the TINCR gene encoding TINCR ubiquitin domain containing, producing MEGLRRGLSRWKRYHIKVHLADEALLLPLTVRPRDTLSDLRAQLVGQGVSSWKRTFYYNARRLDDHQTVRDVHLQDGSVLLLVSDPR